A region of the Phaseolus vulgaris cultivar G19833 chromosome 11, P. vulgaris v2.0, whole genome shotgun sequence genome:
tagataacaaaataaaaataaacaaaaatttgcCAGTAGCCATAATAACTTTACCTCTAAATGACTTGCAAGCAACATCATCATAAACAAAGTCCCTTGCAAGCATAAAagacaaagagaaaaaaagtttttcaaaaattgCCTAAAATTATGAGCATAGATATAGCATTTGAAATATCACCTTCACAatacaaaaaattgttaatatgCCCTTATCATAATTTATCTATAgtagaattatataatttggaatATGGTTTCCAAACACAAATCTGAAACAATATTTTACACGCTGTAATTTAAAAGATTATATAATGTGGACTAAGACTATGGCatctgaaatataatttttgaaatatataatttgaaacaATATTTTAGACTATACTATCtagaatatgaaaaaaatagatatagTTCGAGATTATATTATTCACAATATgatcaatttttattattttaaatatattaattttaaattgtataagttaaaaaggttttaaattatgttggaatataattaatgtatttaaaaataattttcagaTTCCATAATTTAATAGTTGTTTATTTACAAATCAGAAAGACAACGGAGATGTAGAAAGGAATTCTGAAGGtgcaaaaattgttttatttggGCCCAGTGTGGTTTGGGCAGTCCAACAACAGGCCCAAGCAAGGAGAAGTAAGCGGCGAATACGACGTCGTAAGGAGCGGAGGCTTTTCCCGAAGCAAGATCGGGACAGACAGGGCATTTGAGAGAGAAGTGTTGTTCCGATAAATCTGTTGCAGCGAACAAACAAAAAGGAAAGGATGATTAGCATTATCACCCAGGTTCGTGTTCCTCTATCAGAACATGATCAgtgtaaattttttgttttgtttcaattttaagGTGAGAACTTTATTGGTGGATTTGGGTTTGGAATAGGAACGGCTTCTGGGAGCTTCACTGGGAGTGGTATTGGCGGGGGTGGTTGTGTTTGAGCAACGCCGATACATCTACGCTTCTATTTCCCAAAACCAATCTCAGGTACTACTCGTTTTCCCCCTCCGTTCTTACCTTATTCCTTCTCTATTCAATTTATCTCATTGCGTAGAAGGAATCACCGATACTAGATACACCAGATGAATTCACATTGTTATTGACTCTTGATTGAATGAATGGTTTGTTGGGCTATCCTTTttcttttgataaaaaaacaatCCCCAATTTGTTCAGTTGGGGGTGAGCTATTTCTTCATTGTGTTTTAATCTGTGGTATGCTGAAAAATGTTGTACGTTTAATTTTGGTTAAAACTGTTTTGAAGTTTGAAGTCTTGTGATTTGTGTTTGGAAATTTTTACCTCAAAATTGCTTTTTGGAAGCCTACAACCCCCTTTTttggaaaatcatttttatGGAATGTAGGGGTGCATTCGGGGAGCTGAAACTTGCCCCCGGAAATGCACTGAGTCACTGAAATGAAACCACCTCGTTGCTATATTTTTATGTTGTTGGCTATACTGTCACATCACATGGGAATAGTTTCAAGGGAAAGATGGAATTGTTCTCAATATTCATGCGTGTCGTTGTTCATAATGTGAAGTTTTCCGGAGAATAATCATAATGAGATACATGGTGtagataagtttttttttttttatgaagccATGTATATACATCCGCATCATAAATTATACTggaaattaataaaaacttaaCTCTCTTTTACAGTCCCTTGCACAATAGTTTGCACTT
Encoded here:
- the LOC137821484 gene encoding uncharacterized protein, which gives rise to MISIITQERLLGASLGVVLAGVVVFEQRRYIYASISQNQSQVKEPIFGKKTRSEFAHTWNKTVDQTFGPLIKSLSSRGW